From Tachysurus fulvidraco isolate hzauxx_2018 chromosome 10, HZAU_PFXX_2.0, whole genome shotgun sequence, one genomic window encodes:
- the commd4 gene encoding COMM domain-containing protein 4 isoform X1: MRFRFCGDLDCPDWVLAEISTLSRISSVKMKLLCVQVIKDILDEGIDYDKVAKLTSDAKFESGDIKASVAVLSFILSNAAKHDVDGESLASELQQLGLPKEHTTGLCKSYEDKHTALQEKLKGSSLRLGCLEAVNWRVDYTLSSSELKEVNEPTVQLKLQAQDPESGSTETTVVSVTADKFRVLLTELKQAQAMMNALQ, from the exons ATG CGGTTCCGATTTTGTGGTGATTTGGACTGCCCTGACTGGGTATTAGCTGAAATCAGCACTTTATCACGAATA TCAAGCGTCAAGATGAAACTTCTGTGTGTGCAAGTGATAAAAGACATCCTCGACGAAGGCATTGAT TATGACAAGGTAGCAAAACTAACATCTGATGCAAAATTTG AAAGTGGAGATATTAAAGCCAGTGTTGCTGTGCTGAGTTTTATCCTCTCCAATGCAGCAAAGCATGATGTTGATGGTGAATCTCTGGCCAGTGAACTTCAGCAACTTGGCTTGCCTAAAG AGCACACAACAGGACTGTGTAAATCATATGAAGACAAACACACTGCCCTGCAGGAGAAGCTAAAGGGGAGCAGTCTACGCT TGGGGTGTCTTGAAGCAGTGAACTGGAGGGTGGACTACACACTGAGCTCCAGCGAACTAAAGGAGGTGAATGAGCCCACAGTACAGCTAAAGCTCCAGGCTCAGGACCCAGAGTCTGGTTCCACTGAGACCACTGTAGTTTCTGTCACTGCAGACAAGTTCAGAGTGCTCTTAACCG aACTTAAACAAGCACAAGCTATGATGAATGCACTGCAGTGA
- the LOC113660231 gene encoding immunoglobulin superfamily containing leucine-rich repeat protein 2 has product MATRSLVFLALGTAVITFAVTVQCCPKDCTCSGKNPLHLVDCAYKELQLVPEGLPSNVTTLSLSANKIKVLKSQNFVNVTQTMSLWLAHNEIVTIERNTLTPMVLLKNLDVSHNKIVNFPWEDLSNLTALQMLKMNNNEMVSLPKDAFTNLKDLRSVRINNNKFTTIAKGTFDALISMSHLQIYNNPFTCSCKLEWMRDWIAKSKSILTEQDSILCEMPAHLKGLQVINMPKLECQAPTVTITYQPNIENTEIHEGHTVILNCETKGSPKPDVEWEVFAGNQLLTFPLPSVVENSELPINGAPSNTRFLIFQNGTLIIPRMSKKEDGNYSCAATNDMGKAENKVKIAMTVVRKVTTNSVLDRKEFIDNKPGPKNPKNNVWPIFEQPKILPTGTSSIHIKTEQVDIDTLPFTSKCGISDGTQYISNHAFNLSLDDLKQYTFDFGVIALEVSETEAKVQLNPLQMANAKSNLHLNQPQDQETVNKETFTLYQSSSKKSPMDMLYVCVSTGNGHSVVQWSKIEDGVNTYRFQGLRPGTNYTLCLTYGGQDCQVQVVFTTRKKIPSLLIIVVVSIFLLALATVPLLGATCCHLLYKYQGKTYKLIMKTQNADQMEKHIETDFDPRASFVGSEKNFNASELGEEDAEADVEEGEGEGEEVEGSVVTESIPESQSKTQEEFEVGSEYSDKLPLGAEAVNISEEINGNYKEPR; this is encoded by the coding sequence ATGGCGACTAGGTCCTTGGTGTTCCTCGCCTTGGGGACTGCAGTGATTACCTTTGCTGTGACTGTGCAGTGCTGTCCTAAAGATTGTACTTGCTCAGGTAAAAACCCTCTTCACCTAGTGGACTGTGCTTACAAAGAACTTCAACTGGTACCAGAGGGCTTGCCATCCAATGTGACCACTCTTAGCCTTTCAGCAAACAAAATCAAAGTGTTGAAATCCCAGAATTTTGTGAATGTGACCCAGACTATGTCTCTTTGGCTCGCCCACAATGAAATTGTCACCATTGagagaaacacactgacaccaATGGTCCTGTTAAAGAATCTGGATGTAAGTCATAATAAAATAGTCAATTTCCCATGGGAGGACCTTTCTAACCTCACTGCCCTACAGATGCTGAAAATGAACAACAATGAGATGGTCAGTCTGCCTAAGGATGCTTTTACCAACTTGAAAGACCTGCGCTCAGTTCGAATCAACAATAACAAGTTTACTACAATTGCAAAAGGAACTTTTGATGCTCTTATCTCCATGTCACACCTACAGATTTACAACAACCCGTTCACCTGTTCTTGCAAATTGGAGTGGATGAGGGATTGGATTGCTAAATCTAAATCTATTTTGACTGAGCAGGACAGCATCTTATGTGAGATGCCTGCCCATTTAAAAGGTTTACAGGTCATTAATATGCCAAAACTAGAATGTCAGGCTCCAACTGTTACCATAACCTATCAGCCCAACATTGAAAACACAGAAATTCACGAGGGGCACACGGTCATCTTAAACTGTGAAACCAAAGGAAGCCCCAAACCTGATGTTGAGTGGGAGGTTTTTGCAGGAAACCAATTATTAACGTTCCCATTGCCTTCAGTTGTTGAAAATAGTGAGCTCCCTATTAATGGTGCACCCTCTAATACAAGATTCCTCATCTTTCAAAATGGAACTCTAATCATTCCTCGAATGAGCAAAAAAGAAGATGGAAACTATAGCTGTGCAGCTACTAATGACATGGGAAAAGCTGAAAACAAGGTGAAAATTGCGATGACTGTTGTCAGAAAAGTAACTACCAACTCTGTGCTGGACAGAAAAGAATTTATTGACAATAAGCCTGGTCCGAAGAACCCCAAAAACAATGTATGGCCCATTTTTGAGCAGCCCAAAATTCTTCCAACTGGAACATCCTCCATTCATATTAAAACTGAACAGGTTGATATTGATACTTTGCCATTTACCAGTAAGTGTGGAATAAGTGATGGTACACAGTATATATCCAATCATGCATTTAACCTGAGCTTGGATGACCTTAAACAGTATACCTTTGATTTTGGTGTGATAGCTTTGGAAGTGTCAGAGACTGAGGCTAAAGTCCAGCTTAATCCTCTACAGATGGCAAATGCCAAATCAAATCTTCACCTCAACCAACCCCAAGACCAGGAAACTGTGAATAAGGAAACATTCACTCTTTACCAGTCATCCTCCAAAAAATCTCCCATGGATATGTTGTATGTTTGCGTGAGCACTGGCAATGGACATTCAGTTGTTCAGTGGTCCAAGATCGAGGATGGTGTCAATACGTATCGTTTTCAAGGTCTGCGGCCAGGCACTAATTACACTCTGTGTCTTACCTATGGAGGCCAGGACTGTCAGGTTCAAGTTGTCTTTACGACAAGGAAGAAAATCCCATCATTGCTAATCATAGTGGTGGTCAGCATATTCTTGCTGGCTCTGGCCACAGTGCCTTTACTGGGAGCCACCTGTTGTCACTTGTTGTACAAGTATCAAGGGAAGACCTATAAACTGATTATGAAAACACAGAATGCAGATCAGATGGAGAAGCACATAGAAACAGATTTTGACCCAAGAGCTTCTTTTGTGGGATCTGAAAAAAACTTCAATGCAAGTGAGCTTGGAGAGGAAGATGCTGAAGCTGATGTagaggaaggagaaggagaaggtgaGGAAGTGGAGGGCAGCGTTGTGACTGAGTCCATTCCTGAGTCACAGTCCAAAACACAGGAGGAGTTTGAAGTGGGCTCTGAGTATAGTGACAAGTTACCTTTAGGGGCTGAGGCAGTGAATATATCTGAGGAAATAAATGGCAATTATAAAGAGCCACGCTAA
- the sema7a gene encoding semaphorin-7A, whose protein sequence is MLAVTEMKLVFQALLFGSCFLSVFCWRSIPRLTLREDNRSKHLNYSKHVNHTVFFLRNGSENLLLGKLDNVLEVNDGGVVKNLNLTDIGGSCHGSSCENVITVIEEFQDWLFVCATNGKQPKCWKLDTRIINSSSVVVESIDGIGISPYTYSQNSLSLVVDGDIYAAAPLYSDGTSLQFRRHSGIQNSLFMYDPWITEPTFISAFVARRPGDPQNEKIYVFFREKNSDISPEADPWISRVARVCKIDKGGPKRIFQNIWTSFLKARLVCAIPGESLYFNRLQDIFVLHSDDWKESRVYALFSSSWNATAVCIYSLDELDDVFEKSSFKGYNEEIPIPRPGTCVSDSRSLPNPPILIVKNYPEMTDWVHPIQKHVPFYSSNTNYTKIAVDSVQASDGEVYNILLLATDTGKIHKMLEHDSKAFIISETSLCNGSAPVLSMKLHSKKRKLFVGYPGKMSVLDLQNCHDYNTSCEDCVLARDPYCAWTENGCTSQMKGGIQNIATGEPQICSRYSALKRPKRDVTFSYPAPPIVHTVPNGFPFYLSCPIDSHHATYSWKHRDNQRSIPCQRTKSDCLHLIPDIHEHDYGMYNCVSRERNYDKIIKVYELHAPAKPQILSKAFKLTAQKEWLLAVFTALLFSVQ, encoded by the exons ATGTTGGCTGTTACAGAAATGAAACTGGTCTTCCAGGCGCTTCTTTTTGGTTcatgttttctgtctgttttttgttggAGGTCGATCCCCAGATTAACTTTGCGAGAAG ATAATCGAAGTAAGCATCTAAACTATAGCAAACATGTAAACCATACAGTCTTCTTCCTTCGAAATGGATCTGAGAATCTGCTTTTGGGGAAACTAGACAATGTTTTAGAGGTGAACGATGGGGGTGTAgtaaag AATCTGAATCTGACAGATATCGGTGGTTCTTGTCATGGG agCTCTTGTGAAAACGTCATAACTGTAATTGAAGAATTCCAGGACTGGCTTTTTGTTTGTGCAACAAATGGGAAACAGCCAAAGTGCTGGAAGCTG GATACAAGAATAATCAATAGCTCTAGTGTGGTTGTGGAAAGTATTGATGGCATTGGCATCTCACCTTATACTTACTCCCAAAACTCTCTATCGCTTGTAGTAG ATGGagacatttatgctgcagctCCACTTTATTCGGATGGAACGTCACTACAGTTCCGCAGGCATTCAGGCATCCaaaacagtttatttatgtatgatCCATGGATTACAG AACCAACATTTATCTCAGCTTTTGTGGCCAGAAGACCTGGGGACCCACAGAATGAGAAAATCTATGTTTTCTTTCGAGAGAAAAACTCAGACATCAGTCCTGAAGCTGACCCCTGGATTTCTAGAGTGGCCAGAGTATGCAAG ATTGACAAAGGTGGGCCGAAGAGAATTTTCCAAAACATTTGGACATCATTTTTGAAGgcacgccttgtgtgtgcgatTCCTGGAGAGTCACTGTACTTTAATCGTTTGCAAGACATCTTTGTGCTACACTCTGATGACTGGAAGGAATCCCGGGTTTATGCTCTTTTCTCAAGCAGCTG GAATGCCACGGCTGTTTGCATATACTCCTTAGATGAGCTTGATGATGTTTTTGAGAAATCCAGTTTTAAAGGATACAATGAGGAAATTCCCATCCCAAGACCAGGAACT tgtgtgagtgacagtaGGTCTCTACCAAACCCTCCTATCCTTATTGTTAAAAACTATCCTGAGATGACTGACTGGGTCCATCCCATTCAGAAACATGTTCCATTCTATAGCAGCAATACGAATTACACCAAAATTGCAGTGGATAGTGTGCAGGCATCAGATGGAGAAGTGTACAATATATTGCTGCTTGCTACAG ACACTGGAAAGATCCATAAGATGCTGGAGCATGATTCCAAAGCCTTTATAATTTCTGAAACAAGTCTTTGTAATGgttctgctcctgttctctcaATGAAACTACACTCTAAAAAG AGAAAGTTGTTTGTTGGATATCCTGGAAAAATGTCTGTCTTAGACCTGCAGAATTGCCACGACTACAATACATCCTGTGAAGATTGTGTTCTTGCCAGGGACCCATACTGTGCTTGGACTGAAAATGGATGCACTTCACAAATGAA AGGGGGAATTCAAAATATTGCCACTGGTGAACCGCAAATATGTTCCAGATATTCAG CTCTCAAAAGGCCCAAGCGGGATGTAACATTCTCATATCCAGCCCCTCCAATAGTGCACACTGTGCCCAACGGTTTCCCTTTTTACCTTTCCTGCCCAATTGACTCGCACCATGCCACCTACAGCTGGAAGCACAGAGATAATCAGAGAAGCATACCATGTCAGAGGACTAAGTCCGACTGCCTCCATTTAATACCAGATATCCATGAACATGACTATGGGATGTACAACTGTGTCTCAAGGGAGCGTAACTATGACAAAATTATTAAAGTATATGAATTGCATGCTCCAGCTAAGCCACAGATCCTAAGCAAAGCTTTCAAACTCACAGCTCAGAAAGAATGGCTGTTGGCAGTATTCACTGCACTTCTTTTCAGTGTACAGTAA
- the commd4 gene encoding COMM domain-containing protein 4 isoform X2: MRFRFCGDLDCPDWVLAEISTLSRISSVKMKLLCVQVIKDILDEGIDYDKVAKLTSDAKFAKHDVDGESLASELQQLGLPKEHTTGLCKSYEDKHTALQEKLKGSSLRLGCLEAVNWRVDYTLSSSELKEVNEPTVQLKLQAQDPESGSTETTVVSVTADKFRVLLTELKQAQAMMNALQ; the protein is encoded by the exons ATG CGGTTCCGATTTTGTGGTGATTTGGACTGCCCTGACTGGGTATTAGCTGAAATCAGCACTTTATCACGAATA TCAAGCGTCAAGATGAAACTTCTGTGTGTGCAAGTGATAAAAGACATCCTCGACGAAGGCATTGAT TATGACAAGGTAGCAAAACTAACATCTGATGCAAAATTTG CAAAGCATGATGTTGATGGTGAATCTCTGGCCAGTGAACTTCAGCAACTTGGCTTGCCTAAAG AGCACACAACAGGACTGTGTAAATCATATGAAGACAAACACACTGCCCTGCAGGAGAAGCTAAAGGGGAGCAGTCTACGCT TGGGGTGTCTTGAAGCAGTGAACTGGAGGGTGGACTACACACTGAGCTCCAGCGAACTAAAGGAGGTGAATGAGCCCACAGTACAGCTAAAGCTCCAGGCTCAGGACCCAGAGTCTGGTTCCACTGAGACCACTGTAGTTTCTGTCACTGCAGACAAGTTCAGAGTGCTCTTAACCG aACTTAAACAAGCACAAGCTATGATGAATGCACTGCAGTGA
- the LOC113660232 gene encoding immunoglobulin superfamily containing leucine-rich repeat protein-like, translating into MATRSLVFLALGTAVITFAVTVQCCPKDCTCSGKNPLHLVDCAYKELQLVPEGLPSNVTTLSLSANKIKVLKSQNFVNVTQTMSLWVAHNELVTIERNTLTPMVLLKNLDVSHNKIVNFPWEDLSNLTALQMLKMNNNEMVSLPKDAFTNLKDLRSVRINNNKFTTIAKGTFDALISMSHLQIYNNPFTCSCKLEWMRDWIAKSKSILTEQDSILCEMPAHLKGLQVINMPKLECQAPTVTITYQPNIENTEIHEGHTVILNCETKGSPKPDVEWEVFAGNQLLTFPLPSVVENSELPINGAPSNTRFLIFQNGTLIIPRLSKKEDGNYSCAATNDMGKAENRVKIAMTVKTVLDRKEFIHNEPGPKIFFEQPKIMLGLFYYLKDILRRSEVHDPYTNTTFV; encoded by the coding sequence ATGGCGACTAGGTCCTTGGTGTTCCTCGCCTTGGGGACTGCAGTGATTACCTTTGCTGTGACTGTGCAGTGCTGTCCTAAAGATTGTACTTGCTCAGGTAAAAACCCTCTTCACCTAGTGGACTGTGCTTACAAAGAACTTCAACTGGTACCAGAGGGCTTGCCATCCAATGTGACCACTCTTAGCCTTTCAGCAAACAAAATCAAAGTGTTGAAATCCCAGAATTTTGTGAATGTGACCCAGACTATGTCTCTTTGGGTCGCCCACAATGAACTTGTCACCATTGagagaaacacactgacaccaATGGTCCTGTTAAAGAATCTGGATGTAAGTCATAATAAAATAGTCAATTTCCCATGGGAGGACCTTTCTAACCTCACTGCCCTACAGATGCTGAAAATGAACAACAATGAGATGGTCAGTCTGCCTAAGGATGCTTTTACCAACTTGAAAGATCTGCGCTCAGTTCGCATCAACAATAACAAGTTTACTACAATTGCAAAAGGAACTTTTGATGCTCTTATCTCCATGTCACACCTACAGATTTACAACAACCCGTTCACCTGTTCTTGCAAACTGGAGTGGATGAGGGATTGGATTGCTAAATCTAAATCTATTTTGACTGAGCAGGACAGCATCTTATGTGAGATGCCTGCCCATTTAAAAGGTTTACAGGTCATTAATATGCCAAAACTAGAATGTCAGGCTCCAACTGTTACCATAACCTATCAGCCCAACATTGAAAACACAGAAATTCACGAGGGGCACACGGTCATCTTAAACTGTGAAACCAAAGGAAGCCCCAAACCTGATGTTGAGTGGGAGGTTTTTGCAGGAAACCAATTATTAACGTTCCCATTGCCTTCAGTTGTTGAAAATAGTGAGCTTCCTATTAATGGTGCACCCTCTAATACAAGATTCCTCATCTTTCAAAATGGAACTCTAATCATTCCTCGTTTGAGCAAAAAAGAAGATGGAAACTATAGCTGTGCAGCTACTAATGACATGGGAAAAGCTGAAAACAGGGTGAAAATTGCGATGACTGTTAAAACAGTGCTGGACAGAAAGGAATTTATTCACAATGAGCCTGgtccaaaaattttttttgagcAGCCCAAAATTATGCTAggattgttttattatttgaagGATAtcctaaggagatctgaagtccatgatccttacaccaatacaacatttgtttga